The genomic interval CGATTGAAGCGGGATGGCTAGATTGGGTTACGAGCGGTAATCCTAACGATCCAGTCAATGGATGTGCAGGAATGTTTGGACAAACTATTGATGGCGTACAAATGGTTTATCTGACCCCTTCAGGTGAATATTATAGAAATGCCTATTATCGTTCACAAACGACTAAACGAGCAGATTGGTTACCGGAAGTTGCGGATGATTCTGACTTTGCCGGAATTTTTGGGGAGCCTCTGGACCGACTACAAGCAGCGGTAAATATTAGAGATCCCTTTGGCGAACAATAAATGAAATCTGATATATTTAATATTTGAAATAATTATTTATGTTTTAATAAAATATATAACTCCACTATATGCAGCACACAATGTCTATAAAGTGGAGTTTTTTTGTTTCTTGACAAATAATAAAGGAATGGTTATACTTAATTTGTTTTACTTAGGATTACCTTTATGAAAAAAATAATAGGAATAAATGAAAATGAAGAACAAAAAAATTATCCCATTACTGATTGTCAGCATTTTTATCTTAGGGGGCTGTGCTAACAGTCAATCTGATATGGATAAAAGTAATCATAAATGGAGTCAAAAAGATAAGACACCCTCAGAAGAACTCGCAAAAAGTGTTCTGACTTCTTCAATAAAAGAACAATTAAAAACAGATAACATAAAATTTGATCACGGTTCATTTATCGTTAATAATAATAACAATGATTTAGCAATTATTAATGTTGTAGACCCATACGCTAAGAATGAAATAGATATTCAAGGGCGTCCTTATTTGGGTGAAGCAGTTCTCCCAAAATCTATTCAAAATAATGAAAAGGATAATAAAGATGAAAAAGTGATTCCTCAATTTGGTTGGGGACAAAAATCTAACTTGAAAGGCTTCTATAAAAAAGCTTATACTAAAGGTTTTTTGCTAAATAGCAAACTAATAGGTGGCGTTAAAGATTTCAATGATAGCGGGTCAAATATGGAAAATATATTTACTCAAACGGTTTGGGCGAGTGAAGCTAATGATTCAAGTTCCAAGGGACAAAAATATTTTGAAAATATGATTCATAAAGTTCAAGATAAGAATATGATCATCAAGTATAGAGTGAAAGCACTCTATGATGGAAGTAACCTTGTCCCATCAGGAACTGAAATAGAAGCAAAATCTGATGATTTTTCACTCGAGATACATGTTTTTATTCCAAATGTTCAACCAAATCTTAAAGTAGATTATAAAACAGGTCAGGTCACTGAAGTCAAATAATTATAAGAATAAATTATAAAATAAAAGCCTGACATTAGTCAGGTTTTTATTATTTTTTATCAAACTAGATAACAGAAGTATTCTCAACTATTAGTTACCGAAGTCAGTTCTTTCCATTTGAATATGTTGAATACCAGCTTCTTCAAAGATTTGTCCTACCTCATTAAAGCCGTGTTTGCTATATAAACCTTTGGCAGAAAGTTGTGCATGAAGTTCTAATTTATTTAATTTGCTTTCTTTAGCAAACTCAATCAGACG from Lactococcus lactis carries:
- a CDS encoding DNA/RNA non-specific endonuclease; the protein is MKNKKIIPLLIVSIFILGGCANSQSDMDKSNHKWSQKDKTPSEELAKSVLTSSIKEQLKTDNIKFDHGSFIVNNNNNDLAIINVVDPYAKNEIDIQGRPYLGEAVLPKSIQNNEKDNKDEKVIPQFGWGQKSNLKGFYKKAYTKGFLLNSKLIGGVKDFNDSGSNMENIFTQTVWASEANDSSSKGQKYFENMIHKVQDKNMIIKYRVKALYDGSNLVPSGTEIEAKSDDFSLEIHVFIPNVQPNLKVDYKTGQVTEVK